From the genome of Fundulus heteroclitus isolate FHET01 chromosome 9, MU-UCD_Fhet_4.1, whole genome shotgun sequence, one region includes:
- the rgs16 gene encoding regulator of G-protein signaling 16: protein MCKGLASLPTSCLERAKELKARLGIFLQKPSWTLSCCKIGKHKPTLDECLLWKESFEKLLSSKYGLCAFTAFLVSEFSEENIAFYFACEDYRRTKCPAKLLTKAQKIYNEFISSEAPREVNIDHETRDITKANIQNPSPSCFDQAQHRIYMLMAKDCYPRFLHSSAYRDLLCQAKPSTKTTNLPQLEKKA from the exons ATGTGTAAAGGACTTGCATCGCTGCCTACCTCCTGCTTGGAAAG AGCAAAGGAGCTGAAAGCAAGGCTGGGGATCTTTCTGCAAAAACCCAGCTGGACGTTATCCTGCTGCAAAATAGGGAAACATAA ACCAACTCTGGATGAATGCCTACTGTGGAAAGAGTCATTTGAAAAACTCCTGTCCAGCAAAT ATGGATTGTGTGCCTTCACAGCCTTCCTGGTTTCTGAATTTAGCGAGGAGAACATTGCGTTCTACTTTGCCTGTGAAGATTACAGAAGAACCAAGTGCCCTGCCAAGCTACTCACAAAAGCCCAGAAGATCTACAATGAATTCATCAGCAGTGAAGCTCCACGAGAG GTGAATATTGACCATGAAACCCGTGACATAACCAAAGCCAACATACAGAACCCCTCGCCGTCCTGTTTCGACCAGGCCCAGCACAGGATCTACATGCTGATGGCCAAAGACTGCTACCCTCGCTTCCTCCACTCTTCAGCGTATAGGGATCTACTGTGCCAAGCCAAACCAAGCACAAAAACCACTAATCTGCCCCAGTTGGAGAAGAAGGCGTGA